In Streptomyces dangxiongensis, one DNA window encodes the following:
- a CDS encoding ABC transporter ATP-binding protein — MGSPLAIRARGITKCFGDVVALDGVDLDVAQGQLHGLVGPNGAGKTTLLGLLLGLAVADSGSLEILGTPVGRAFEAPGGVAGFVDGPGLYPSLTARQNLAALAALRGEDTRSAGIDDALRQVGLTDVADDRTRGFSLGMRQRLGLAAALLTEPRLLVLDEPSNGLDPAGKKHVHGVLTRLARQGTSVVLSSHRMDDLEALCSEVTILATGRTVFSGPLGELAAENRELDYRLITSDPPRARRLAADAPGIRPAEDSAGRQGGEVLVVRASVPALDDLVVRLVREGIALRELAPLVSPLETAFLALTEQRQTDAQQQETGR; from the coding sequence ATGGGCTCACCGCTCGCGATCCGGGCTCGCGGCATCACCAAGTGCTTCGGTGATGTCGTCGCGCTCGACGGCGTCGACCTGGATGTGGCGCAGGGACAGCTCCACGGCCTGGTCGGTCCGAACGGCGCCGGCAAGACGACGCTGCTCGGCCTCCTGCTCGGCCTGGCCGTGGCCGACAGCGGAAGTCTGGAGATCCTCGGCACGCCGGTGGGCCGGGCGTTCGAAGCGCCCGGCGGTGTCGCCGGGTTCGTGGACGGGCCGGGGCTGTACCCCTCGCTCACCGCCCGGCAGAACCTCGCCGCGCTCGCCGCTCTGCGCGGCGAGGACACCCGGTCGGCCGGGATCGACGACGCACTCCGGCAGGTGGGGCTCACGGACGTCGCCGACGACCGTACCCGCGGCTTCTCCCTGGGCATGCGCCAACGGCTCGGCCTCGCCGCGGCCCTGCTCACCGAGCCGCGGCTGCTCGTCCTGGACGAACCCTCCAACGGCCTGGACCCGGCCGGGAAGAAGCACGTCCACGGCGTTCTCACCCGGCTCGCGCGGCAGGGAACGAGCGTCGTGCTCTCCAGCCACCGCATGGACGACCTGGAGGCCCTGTGTTCCGAGGTCACCATCCTCGCGACCGGGCGGACCGTCTTCTCCGGGCCGCTGGGCGAGCTGGCCGCCGAGAACCGTGAACTCGACTACCGGCTGATCACGTCCGACCCGCCGCGCGCACGCCGGCTGGCCGCCGACGCGCCGGGAATCCGCCCGGCCGAGGACAGCGCGGGACGCCAGGGCGGGGAGGTCCTCGTGGTGCGCGCGTCGGTGCCCGCCCTCGACGACCTGGTGGTGCGGCTCGTCCGCGAGGGCATCGCGCTGCGCGAACTCGCCCCTCTCGTCTCCCCGTTGGAGACGGCCTTCCTGGCTCTGACCGAGCAACGGCAGACCGACGCCCAGCAGCAGGAGACCGGTCGATGA
- a CDS encoding antitoxin translates to MGKLGDMANKAKEMAKSHPDQADKGVTGAERMVDEGTGNKYDAQTDKAADAVRRSYEGGGTTER, encoded by the coding sequence ATGGGCAAGCTGGGCGACATGGCGAACAAGGCCAAGGAGATGGCGAAGAGCCACCCGGACCAGGCCGACAAGGGCGTCACGGGCGCTGAGCGCATGGTCGACGAGGGTACGGGCAACAAGTACGACGCCCAGACCGACAAGGCTGCCGACGCGGTGCGCCGTTCCTACGAAGGCGGCGGGACGACGGAGCGGTAG
- a CDS encoding S1 family peptidase — protein sequence MRVYGVICALIAFFLATAGPASAIQGGTVSKHGPWAVRVYIDGEPSCTGTVVAPEWVITAGHCVRYDNWDVTFRVGSLDRRHGKVVRRVENGTVFAPGADVALVRVPRLDIEPIERGTGTSVKVGRSVRSYGWGATCAPPKNEASCQSNVLKQAQVRIVAHADRRCDLLVGTGDFCAQRGSGLPAGGDSGGPATVFDKTGKEVLVGVLSASDRTDVASFADATRLRSWIKWVIRGGGH from the coding sequence ATGCGTGTATACGGCGTGATATGCGCCCTCATCGCCTTCTTCCTGGCGACGGCAGGACCGGCCTCGGCCATCCAGGGAGGCACCGTCAGCAAGCACGGGCCCTGGGCGGTGCGGGTGTACATCGACGGTGAGCCGTCCTGCACGGGCACCGTAGTCGCCCCCGAGTGGGTGATCACCGCCGGTCACTGCGTCCGCTACGACAACTGGGACGTCACGTTCCGCGTAGGCAGTCTCGACCGACGGCACGGGAAGGTCGTGCGTCGCGTCGAGAACGGCACGGTGTTCGCCCCCGGAGCCGACGTGGCCCTCGTGCGGGTGCCCCGCCTGGACATCGAGCCCATCGAACGGGGAACCGGCACGAGCGTGAAGGTCGGTCGCAGCGTGCGGTCCTACGGCTGGGGGGCCACCTGCGCGCCGCCGAAGAACGAGGCCTCGTGCCAGTCGAACGTCCTCAAGCAGGCACAGGTGAGGATCGTCGCGCACGCGGACCGGCGGTGTGATCTGCTCGTGGGCACCGGGGACTTCTGCGCCCAGCGCGGCAGCGGTCTTCCGGCGGGCGGTGACTCGGGGGGCCCGGCGACGGTGTTCGACAAGACGGGCAAAGAGGTGCTCGTGGGCGTCCTGTCCGCATCGGACAGGACGGACGTCGCGTCCTTCGCAGACGCCACGCGCCTGCGTTCGTGGATCAAGTGGGTCATCCGCGGCGGGGGCCACTAG
- a CDS encoding sensor histidine kinase, producing MVGPCCATGALAANVLGCPATRLWVEQRYVSALFVWLFAVVVGLWLGNRRRLVQALASDVEHMRVEAHLREEAARIVERSRIAAEMHDVLAHRLSLIALHTGVLATRSATVPAPVAERLGLLRTASTEALTDLRDVLGALREPDAPPASAAPTPVVRDVEELVDEARAAGQRVTMTTEGRPDQAPTTHRLATYRIVQEALTNARKHAGGAPVTVRVDYRPPATLVEAVNTAGTPRTVPVDSGYGLIGLRERVTALGGHLHAGPAGAGSWRLAARIPHPAGTPQNGTRT from the coding sequence GTGGTAGGGCCCTGTTGCGCCACCGGCGCGCTGGCCGCCAACGTGCTGGGCTGTCCGGCGACCCGGCTGTGGGTCGAACAGCGGTACGTGTCCGCGCTGTTCGTGTGGCTCTTCGCCGTCGTCGTCGGCCTCTGGCTGGGTAACCGCCGGCGTCTGGTCCAGGCTCTGGCCTCCGATGTGGAGCACATGCGCGTCGAGGCCCACCTGCGCGAAGAGGCCGCCCGCATCGTGGAGCGGTCCCGCATCGCCGCGGAGATGCATGACGTCCTCGCCCACCGGCTCAGTCTCATCGCTCTGCACACCGGTGTGCTGGCCACCAGAAGCGCCACGGTGCCCGCCCCGGTCGCCGAACGGCTGGGCCTACTGCGCACCGCGTCCACCGAGGCCCTCACCGACCTCCGCGACGTCCTTGGCGCGCTGAGGGAGCCTGACGCCCCACCGGCATCCGCCGCGCCCACCCCGGTCGTGCGGGATGTGGAGGAGTTGGTCGACGAGGCCCGTGCCGCCGGCCAACGCGTCACGATGACGACCGAGGGGCGGCCGGACCAGGCCCCCACCACGCACCGGCTGGCGACGTACCGCATCGTCCAGGAGGCACTGACCAACGCCCGCAAACATGCCGGGGGAGCGCCGGTGACCGTACGCGTCGATTACCGGCCGCCGGCCACACTGGTCGAGGCCGTCAACACCGCCGGCACCCCTCGGACCGTCCCCGTCGATTCCGGCTACGGCCTCATCGGCCTGCGCGAACGCGTCACCGCGCTCGGCGGCCACCTCCACGCCGGACCCGCCGGCGCGGGCTCCTGGCGCCTGGCTGCCCGCATCCCCCATCCCGCCGGCACCCCGCAGAACGGCACTCGCACATGA
- a CDS encoding response regulator, with protein MIRAMIVDDDALVRLGLADLLEGDPGIDVAAQAADGLQAVEQATAHRIDVALVDVRMPRMDGITATTRLRALPHPPKVITLTTFDLDEYVYNALAAGADGFLLKDTDPAEILRAVHLVAAGSAMLHPTAARRLIDRYHATGQPRATTARAHLDRLTQRERDVLTLLARGDTNAEIAGRLGMRESTVKAHVSRILTALEVSNRVQAALLARDAGPTV; from the coding sequence ATGATCCGCGCCATGATCGTCGACGATGATGCCCTGGTCCGCCTCGGCCTGGCCGACCTGCTCGAAGGCGACCCGGGCATCGACGTGGCCGCCCAGGCCGCCGACGGCCTCCAGGCCGTCGAACAGGCCACCGCCCACCGCATCGACGTCGCCCTTGTCGACGTGCGCATGCCCCGCATGGACGGCATCACCGCCACCACCCGGCTACGCGCCCTGCCCCACCCACCGAAGGTGATCACGCTGACCACCTTCGACCTCGACGAGTACGTCTACAACGCCCTCGCCGCCGGAGCCGACGGCTTCCTCCTCAAGGACACCGACCCGGCCGAGATCCTGCGCGCCGTCCACCTCGTGGCCGCCGGCTCGGCGATGCTCCACCCCACCGCGGCACGCCGCCTCATCGACCGCTACCACGCGACCGGCCAACCCCGGGCCACCACGGCCCGGGCCCACCTGGACCGCCTCACCCAGCGCGAACGCGACGTGCTCACCCTGCTCGCCCGCGGCGACACGAACGCGGAGATCGCCGGCCGGCTCGGCATGCGGGAGAGCACCGTCAAGGCACACGTCAGCCGCATCCTGACCGCGCTGGAAGTCAGCAACCGAGTGCAGGCGGCGCTCCTGGCACGCGATGCGGGACCAACCGTCTGA
- a CDS encoding winged helix-turn-helix transcriptional regulator produces the protein MPTRTAAQRRAEASIVYDAYLAECPARQLLDRISDKWVSLAVNALADGPQRYTGLQRRLASVSQKMLTQTLRHLERDGLVSRTVTPAVPVRVEYALTPLGRSLLPLMRAIKDWAEEHMDEVRAARTAYDAPG, from the coding sequence ATGCCCACCCGTACGGCCGCACAGCGCCGGGCCGAGGCGAGCATCGTCTACGACGCCTACCTCGCCGAATGCCCCGCCCGGCAACTGCTGGACCGCATCTCCGACAAGTGGGTCAGCCTGGCCGTCAACGCGCTCGCCGACGGGCCACAGCGGTACACCGGACTGCAACGCCGGCTGGCGAGCGTGAGCCAGAAAATGCTCACGCAGACTCTGCGTCACCTGGAACGCGACGGGTTGGTGTCGCGGACCGTGACTCCTGCCGTCCCGGTCCGCGTCGAATACGCCCTGACGCCGCTCGGCCGCTCGCTGCTGCCCCTCATGCGTGCGATCAAAGACTGGGCGGAGGAGCACATGGACGAGGTCCGCGCCGCCCGCACCGCCTACGACGCCCCGGGCTGA